The following DNA comes from Dehalococcoidales bacterium.
GGAATACCTTATATGGTACAACACCGAAAAGGTTCACCGGGGTATTGGCAAAAAGGCTCCCCTGCGTTATTATCTGGATAAATTTATCGCTAACCCTGAAAAGTCCAATATGTACTGGACCCTTACATCAAATTGACATCATTATACTGTTAGTGTATCATTGGAAATTAGTTGCCATTTTGTTATTAATCATCTTAATCTCCCAAATAACGGTAACTGGTTTTAATTATTTTAAACAAGTAATCTTAGGGAGGAGATAGATATGCGACCACCAGGTCCACTTGAAATAGGGCTTATAGTTCTTATTATTCTAATTGTATTTGGTGTTGGAAAACTCCCCCAGGTAGGCGCGGCTCTCGGTAAAGGCATTAATGCATTCAAGCGCGGGACCAGGGGTGAAGACATAGACGACGATCTTACTACTACCAAGAAAAAAACCAAGCGTAAAACCAAGAAGACGGTGAAAAAAGCCGAGCCAGTAGCTGGAAAGAGTCCGGCAGCAGGTGAGGAAAAACCGGCTGAAGGAAAGCCGGCAGCTGAAGGAAAGCCGGCAGCTGAAGATAAGCCGGCAGCTGAAGATAAGCCGGCTGATACTGAAACCGAAACTCCAACAGCCGAGGCTTAGCCCACCGTTCAGGAGGCTTGCTGGTTTGCCTTACTGGTTATTTTCCCAGTCAGATGTGCGCAAGCACTATCTTAAGGCAGGTATGTCTGGTCAATTGGTGCGTAATTTTCATCAGTTCATAAACACCGGTAAGCCAGTTCTTGCACAAGGGAGGATGTAGATATGCGGCCACCAGGTCCACTTGAAATCGGTCTTGTTGTACTGATCATACTGATAGTCTTTGGCGTCGGAAAGCTTCCTCAAGTTACAGAATTCGTAGGAAAAAGCACCGGAAAGGTGGTTTCGTTGTTCCGCAGAAAAAAGGGGGGGGAAGCTGACGATGATAGTAGCCGAAAAGTTGCCAAGAAAAAAAAGAAGGTTATAAAAGAGCTGGATCAATAAAGTATCGCGCTCCCGCTAAAACACCCGCCTTGCTTAACCACCATCGATTCCGGCTTCATACAAGATAGAATGCCTTTAAGGTGTATTTAATATGGGCATAATGGAAATAGTGATGATCCTGGTGGTTACTCTGATAGTTGTTGGTCCGGAAAAACTGCCTGAGTACGCCCGGAAATTCGGCCGATATTACCGGGAATTCAAAAAAATCGCCTCCGGGGCTACTAATGAAATGAGTAAAGCCCTCGGCTTGGACGAAGACGAGGATCTGAAAAGCCTCACCGATGAATTAAAATCAATGCGTGATGACATGTCTTCGCTTAGAAAATCCTTGAATGAAGACGCTGACGACCTCAAGGAAGCCGTCGCCAGTGAAGCCAAGCAGATGAAGGAGTCTATAGACCAGGAAACCGGGGAGATTATTTCCGAATTAAAGGCAGAAACCCAGGAAATCAGCCAAGACGTCGGTGAAAGCTTCCAAGAACTGGGGGAGCATTTTGCGCAGGAAGCAACCGATTTAAAAGAATCTCTCAAGGAAGATGCTCAACAGATTGCCAGCGATCTATCGGAAAGCCATCGGGAAATAGAAGAAGGGCTGGAAAAAGAAGCCGAAGAACTCCATAAAGCAGTAGAAGCTTCAGGAACAGAACCAGATAATTCGCCAGCTGCCACATCAGCAGTTTCAAATGTTTCCGATAGTAATCTAACCCTAGAAACAAACCAAGATAACACTAAACCTGCTGTCGGCCCTTCTAATTCTACAGAGGTAGACAATGGCCAGGGATAATCAAGCAACACAGCCGGTTGCAGAAACTCAGGGCATGCCCATAATGGTGCATCTCAAGGAAATGCGGGACCGGTTAATAAAATCCGTCATAGCCCTGGTGGTTACTACTTCTATATCTTTATATTTTGCCGAAGATATCGTCGGCATTCTTAAAAGGCCAGCCGGAAACATCGAACTGATATCTATCGAAATGATTGAAAACCTCAGCGTTTTCTTTAAGGTTAGCCTGGCTGGCGGCATAGTATTGGCAATGCCAATACTGGTTTACCAACTTTTCGCTTTTATCATTCCAGCGTTGACTTCTAAAGAAAAGCGCTATATATTCACCATGCTACCATTTATTGTATTCATGTTCCTATGCGGTATTGCATTTGCTTATTGGGTAGCCCTGCCTCCCGCGTTACGCTTTCTAACTGATTTCTTTACAGAACAAGCTGAAACGCAAATTCGCATCTCCAACTACATTTCTTTCGTAACCAGACTGATCCTGGGATTGGGGCTGGTATTCGAAACCCCGGTAGTGGTAATGTTTTTAGCCCGCATAGGGGTGGTCTCCCCCCAATGGCTAGCTGGAAAACGTAAGATCTGGGTTGTACTCGCCTTCGTGATAGCCGCCATCGTCACACCCACCCCGGATCCCGGCAATCAGTTAATCGTGGCAATTCCACTCATATTATTGCTGGAACTATCGATATTCCTATCCCGATTTGTATACAAGAAGCGCGTTCCTCCCAGCGAGCAGGAATCTGACGATTAGCACATCAGCTAATAGTCACACCGCAGACTAAGTATATACAAAACCAGAACGACAGCTTTGCATATACTTTATTTGATTGACAAACTCCAGTACTGAATATAACATTTACCTATCCTGATTGACGGTTATCTTCAACGCGCTTTAAATAACCAAAAAGGGGAGGATAGCAAATGGAAAAACCTGTTTATCTTGATTATTCCGCTACTACACCGGTTGATCCGGAAGTGTTAGATGCAATGTTGCCATATTTTAATGAAAAATTTGGCAACGCATCATCCATTCACATAAAAGGTAAGGAAGCACGACAGGCAGTAGAGGAAGCACGCCAAAAAGTAGCCGATCTGATTAATGCCAATACTGAAGAGATTATATTTACCAGTGGCGGAACAGAAGCAGATAACATGGCAATTGCCGGCACCGCAGAAGCATCCAGAGATCTCGGCAACCACATTGTCATCACTAATATAGAGCATCACGCAGTCTTTGAAACCTGCCATCACCTTGAAAAACAGGGTTATGCAGTGACTTTTGTCCCTGTCGAGCCTGATGGAATCGTAGATGCCGAAAAAATCCGCCAGGCAGTTACAGACGAGACAAT
Coding sequences within:
- a CDS encoding twin-arginine translocase TatA/TatE family subunit translates to MRPPGPLEIGLIVLIILIVFGVGKLPQVGAALGKGINAFKRGTRGEDIDDDLTTTKKKTKRKTKKTVKKAEPVAGKSPAAGEEKPAEGKPAAEGKPAAEDKPAAEDKPADTETETPTAEA
- a CDS encoding twin-arginine translocase TatA/TatE family subunit, yielding MGIMEIVMILVVTLIVVGPEKLPEYARKFGRYYREFKKIASGATNEMSKALGLDEDEDLKSLTDELKSMRDDMSSLRKSLNEDADDLKEAVASEAKQMKESIDQETGEIISELKAETQEISQDVGESFQELGEHFAQEATDLKESLKEDAQQIASDLSESHREIEEGLEKEAEELHKAVEASGTEPDNSPAATSAVSNVSDSNLTLETNQDNTKPAVGPSNSTEVDNGQG
- a CDS encoding twin-arginine translocase TatA/TatE family subunit, giving the protein MRPPGPLEIGLVVLIILIVFGVGKLPQVTEFVGKSTGKVVSLFRRKKGGEADDDSSRKVAKKKKKVIKELDQ
- the tatC gene encoding twin-arginine translocase subunit TatC, whose amino-acid sequence is MARDNQATQPVAETQGMPIMVHLKEMRDRLIKSVIALVVTTSISLYFAEDIVGILKRPAGNIELISIEMIENLSVFFKVSLAGGIVLAMPILVYQLFAFIIPALTSKEKRYIFTMLPFIVFMFLCGIAFAYWVALPPALRFLTDFFTEQAETQIRISNYISFVTRLILGLGLVFETPVVVMFLARIGVVSPQWLAGKRKIWVVLAFVIAAIVTPTPDPGNQLIVAIPLILLLELSIFLSRFVYKKRVPPSEQESDD